atggTGATTGTCTTTAAATAACGACATGAGAAAATTGGAACCcatacaattaaaaaaatgaaaattatagCGTCTGCGCCCCTGGCTGGGGTTAGTGACTTAGGGCTCTCTAGTTAATGTGATCGTATATTTAGTTACCCAACCCTATCCTAAAACTGTAACGGTCAAAACGCACGCCTCAGACTaacttttcaaaattgaagGAAGGGTAACCAAAAAGGATTATAAAATGTTTACTCTTCCCCTTGAGTTTTCCAAGGTTAGAAgaagttttcttttccgatGACTGTTTCTCCTTTTGGTCCCAGGGGGATTAGAACTTAGAAGTCATGCTAAATTGAATAGTTTGAGGTGTGGATGGTACTCTGGGGAAAACACCTgctggtgggggggggggggggaggtgaaCTCATTCGTCAATTGTAGAAGGTCAAAATGTTGGATGTTGTTGCGGATGGTGTTGCTAACCCAAGACCTTTCAGGTTACATTACACGAGTTCTAGTGTCGCTCTGCCGTCCATAAAAATGTCGCTAGTAAAAAAGTACCTTCCCATCGAATCTACTTATGGAAAATTTAACATGGTCATTGGCAAccatctctccatacccctggaCAAACCCGGCAGATATGCGAATTGCATCAAACGGCACAGCGGTCTTTTTGTAAACATAACCCATAGTCGAGGGATTGGGGATTGGCAACTTAAAATTTGAGTGTACGAAATTCTAGAGATTCTGTAAGATTCTATGAAAGGAGAGATATGGAGATTCTGGTCAGGGTGTACGAAGATTCTAGAAGTTGCCATCCTCTCGCTTATCGTTCATTTCGGGGCGGGGTAGAGACGTTCGCGTGAAACAGGCCGTAACGTTGCTGTAGCAGAACTGCCGGAACAGGTTATATAATATGTAACAGATATGTGTGCTAGATAGAAATGGGGAAAATTGGAGATATTTGGGAAATATAAGGGGAAAAATCTGGGAAATTTTTCCCTTGGTTCACTTGAAGAAAGAGTCGGCAACCCCTTGAAGTATCCCGAAAAGGTAAGTATgtatggaattatttttaatgggATTTCATATACTAACTTAATTCTCCGATATAAATATATGTTCTTGGAACAAAACTTTCTACAATTGGTTTGGGCTTTGGGGTTagacaaccccccccccccttttgggGCCTAAAGCGACCCATACTGACACACACCTGGTCTTAGTCTTAATGGCCTGGGTCCCAACGTGTATGAACGACACCTATCCGGCCTCGTTACACGTACACTAAATTAATGTTAACGGTAAATTGAGAAAGCAGATAATGTCTGCCGTTGATTAAGCCAATATCAAATTCCGCCTGCTCTCGGATTCCAGTGGATGTATTTGTGTCAATGCATTCAACGCCCCATTGAGCAAATGGCATTGATTTTTTGGTCGATTGCATGAGCATTGTAAATGTTGTAATATTGTGTGGAAGAATGTGATGTCGGTAGGCTACCATCATTTTAAGTCCCGTTGTTTAgactattgaatttttctgcaTGCTCGGATGTGGGAGCAACAGTGCTCACCAGAATTAGTTCTCAAGGTGCCCCGATCACCAAGCGGCGCTCTGACTCCCTCACCCGACTCATACCTgaaactaaattaaatattcaaagcTAAATATGCAGTTTGTCTGATgatagaaaagagaaatagatttgttttctttttgcggGGAATCTTACTAAAAGCGGTAGGAAGGTGCCATATGGCGCTGTTATTTCGCTTGACGCAGGGTCTTGACATCTTCTATTGTTCTTCCCATCACCCACCTTTTTTCTTACCATTCCTTAAAGGAGGATTTGGGGgcgtttttaaatcaaatcaaaatccttTATCTCATTAGGTCATTAGGTATTTGGCATggcaaatttagaaaattcaaCACACTGGTTTGTAactagggctgtggcccgggcaATGAAAAACCGGGCCACCGCCCgggctgaacgaaaaaaaacccaacctgactcgacccaccgaggcatttttttttacggggcGGGCGACGGGTTGAACCCCCAGGTCCGCGGGCCAACCCGagcggtggcgccatctagtagtcatataagaagctcgttattctctatgcctgcggcctcaagaaagacctaaaaatattgccgccaaatgctctacgatgatttcgtagcatgaaaagtagataagtggtagaaaagggcgttcaggggtgttcagaagacagaattgacgtgtcactgttggaagaagaagataattaagaaatttagggaatttttttaagtttgtaaaaaaaaagtgtgtttgacccgatatttTACCCGGGCCGTTACCCGGccggtaaaatttttttgacccATGGGTCGGCCCGGGCCGAACCCATTTACTCTGTTGTCCCAACCCGCTCCAacccgcggaagaagaaaaacccatctaaaaaaaccattaaaaaaaaccgctAAAAAACgtccgggccacagccctatttgtaaaaaatttttaccaaTACCTACCAGGGAGACTTGCTTCTGTGGAtaatcttttatattttcctAATTTTCGTTCTTTCTAGTTTCTACAATGGTAAGCTCAATTACAACTAGGGAAAATTGAGAGAATTTCTACGTAGGATTGGTCAtatagatgttattccaaccaaaaagtagtagacatgccaaaaagtcgtgcgcagtttacgccgatgcgcaccacaaCGGCCGGTTACAGaacgaaaatttttattacgcttgacactTAACGTAGGTAAAATCCTTTGTTCGACGAGCAGACGGTTCTCGAACAAAGGATTGTACCTACGTTAagtgtcaagcgtaataacaatTTTCGTTCTGCCAGtgttctgctatcggccgcagaggtgcgcatcggcgtaaactgcgcacgacttttttctcgactactactttttgattggaataacatctataaCCACTTGCTAATGATTAATGTCTTGGCAGATTTTAGACACAGGCAAACGCATTCTGAAAATTTCACGAGAATTTATATAAACAAAATATGATCAAGAGCTCTTGAAACTGAACACGCAGTCACACACACCCGATAATAAAGGCGAACTGCAGCCAGCTCCCAGTACTGCTATATTTTTACTAAAAAGTCAATTCAATCTGTTCTCGTTCAAAACTGAATGGATGAAATTTGATCCGGAAATCAACTAGTCCGTCGTTGATTAAATGATTGAACCCGCACTCAACTGGATTTTGAACAGGATGCAATGCCACGCTAAAAGGCATCAAATATCTTTAGGCAGAGCTATAAGTGCACTGGATGTGGAAATGTATGTATAGTTGATTTCTGTaatcaaaccaaaataaaaacaaaacctaCTCTGGCTCTTTGcttaattgaaatgaaagttTCTTAGGTAACCAACCTTTGACTCGGAATCCTAGTTGGGCGCATAAGTGACATTCAATTCAAACTAAGGATGATATCGGTCTTTCAGAAACAAGTAAAGATGTTCTTGATGACAAAGCATATGCTGGCGCTGATGGTAAAGGGATAGGACTTTCTTTTGGAGAACCTAAAGGTTGTTCACTACGATATTTAAGAAAGTAGTATAAAATTTCATACAATTCAAcatggaaattttattttgagtttGATCTTACTCTGCAATTAGATTTGTTGATTCAGGagattttaaagatttaaGTCGAATGAAGTGACCCATTTTGATGAAGTTGCATATTAGAATCCCGCAAAGGATCATCGCTGCCATTGCAAGTGAAACGACAACCACACCAAACCCGAAAAGACAACCGACGTAATAGTTAATTGCGTCAATTACTTTTGGTCCGCATccctattttatttgtaaaattgcCTTGGCTATAATTATCAGCataaataacattttctaAGTCATACCTCCATGAAAAAGACGTGCTCAACTGGTGTGTCAAAGTTGCGAATTCCATTCAAATGTGTTACTTCACATAGATCAGATTGCGGATCGATGCAACATGATTTTGGCACTATGAACTTGTTGGTGGGCCAAGTTCCTTTTGGTGTGTGTCTCTTGCTGTACAAGGAGTTGGACCAACTCGCGTAAGAGTTGAGTCCACAGCATTTCCACTAATTATTcaagaatttgaataattgaaagGTTTAAATGATTATTCATAGAGTTACGCCTTGCTGGATCAGGTCGATAACAGTGGTGTTTGCAATGTCGTTGCCATAATGGCGCTGAATAGCCCAGAATATACCAAGATGGACTTTTTCGTGAAATTCGGCCAATTCGTTGTAAGCCACTACACCAAAGGTTACCTCAACCACCACAAAAATAATGAGAGAAACGAAGCCCTAGAATATAAATCATAAAAAAGTCGGGCTTCATCTTTTATGTGATAGAAAACGTTGTACATTTATTCGAAGCAAGATTACCAAACCGAGCAGACAGGAACTCCCTTTGACTATTCCAGTGCATCCTATGAGACACACGATCATCAGTGATATTCCGGTCACCACCAACACGTGCCCAGCAAGATAATTTCCGCTTCCATGGAATAATAAATGGCTGTATTCGTTGTCAAAAAGAATTCTCAAAGAGGCAGCTAAAATGACAGCTCCAATCACCTAAACATACGAAATCAttgacagaaaaaagaaatttatcgTTTTTAGTACATACCTACAAGagtatgaaaacaaaaatattacccCGATGATAAAATTGGTGATAAAAGCGCACCATTTTATAACTGCCGTAGTTTTCTCCTGCATTTTGCTCTATGGAAAATTATACGCACGTCTATAAATAGGTTACACACTTGAGTTGGCCCTCTTCAGTCTTCACCCAAAGGAGGATGCGCATCAACTGACCCAGCTCCATTGATGATTGTCAGtggacagcagcagcttctATTCTGAGCCCTTGAATTGATCGAATCCTGattctcgtttttctttttatcaatgaGGCGGCCTACttgtttaaaaagaatatattTACTGTATCTCACCCGTAATGGACTGACTGAAGGA
The sequence above is drawn from the Daphnia pulicaria isolate SC F1-1A chromosome 1, SC_F0-13Bv2, whole genome shotgun sequence genome and encodes:
- the LOC124320393 gene encoding CD82 antigen-like isoform X1; this encodes MELGQLMRILLWSKMQEKTTAVIKWCAFITNFIIGVIGAVILAASLRILFDNEYSHLLFHGSGNYLAGHVLVVTGISLMIVCLIGCTGIVKGSSCLLGLGFVSLIIFVVVEVTFGVVAYNELAEFHEKVHLGIFWAIQRHYGNDIANTTVIDLIQQGWKCCGLNSYASWSNSLYSKRHTPKGTWPTNKFIVPKSCCIDPQSDLCEVTHLNGIRNFDTPVEHVFFMEGCGPKVIDAINYYVGCLFGFGVVVVSLAMAAMILCGILICNFIKMGHFIRLKSLKSPESTNLIADEQPLGSPKESPIPLPSAPAYALSSRTSLLVSERPISSLV
- the LOC124320393 gene encoding leukocyte surface antigen CD53-like isoform X2, whose product is MQEKTTAVIKWCAFITNFIIGVIGAVILAASLRILFDNEYSHLLFHGSGNYLAGHVLVVTGISLMIVCLIGCTGIVKGSSCLLGLGFVSLIIFVVVEVTFGVVAYNELAEFHEKVHLGIFWAIQRHYGNDIANTTVIDLIQQGWKCCGLNSYASWSNSLYSKRHTPKGTWPTNKFIVPKSCCIDPQSDLCEVTHLNGIRNFDTPVEHVFFMEGCGPKVIDAINYYVGCLFGFGVVVVSLAMAAMILCGILICNFIKMGHFIRLKSLKSPESTNLIADEQPLGSPKESPIPLPSAPAYALSSRTSLLVSERPISSLV